Proteins encoded together in one Candidatus Hydrogenedens sp. window:
- a CDS encoding TIGR00282 family metallophosphoesterase, with the protein MLNVLFLGDIIGKPGRAVVHEVLPKLQKERHFDLILANAENSAGGLGVTPETLNALRKTGIHGFTLGNHIWRYDSITEALENDSDVVKPANLPPSTPGKNYMILSTNNGIKVGIISLLGRVFMEPVDCPFRRAEEVVNEISKETSIIIIDIHAEATAEKLALAWYLDGKCSAIVGTHTHVQTADEWILPNGTAYISDIGMCGPYHSVIGMQIDRVLLRFVTGIPKKWEVASGPTVFCAVVLEIDEKNGKATRIERIMIKNT; encoded by the coding sequence ATGCTAAATGTTCTTTTTTTAGGTGATATTATAGGTAAACCAGGCAGGGCTGTTGTGCATGAAGTCCTGCCAAAATTACAGAAAGAGCGTCACTTTGACCTCATCCTTGCAAATGCGGAGAATAGTGCTGGTGGTTTGGGAGTAACTCCCGAGACATTGAACGCCTTACGAAAAACTGGTATTCATGGATTTACCCTTGGTAATCATATCTGGAGGTATGACTCGATAACAGAGGCGTTAGAAAACGATAGCGATGTAGTGAAGCCTGCAAATTTGCCTCCTTCAACCCCTGGTAAGAATTATATGATTTTAAGCACCAATAATGGGATAAAAGTAGGGATTATTTCCTTATTAGGCAGGGTTTTTATGGAGCCTGTGGACTGTCCTTTCCGTCGTGCAGAGGAAGTCGTCAACGAAATATCCAAAGAAACATCAATAATTATTATAGACATTCATGCAGAAGCCACTGCGGAGAAATTGGCACTTGCCTGGTATCTTGATGGCAAATGCAGTGCCATTGTAGGAACACATACGCATGTGCAAACTGCCGATGAATGGATACTACCGAACGGAACTGCTTACATTTCTGATATTGGGATGTGCGGACCATACCATTCAGTTATCGGCATGCAGATTGACCGAGTACTTCTCCGTTTCGTCACAGGGATTCCTAAAAAATGGGAAGTAGCAAGTGGACCCACCGTGTTTTGTGCTGTTGTATTGGAAATAGATGAAAAGAATGGGAAGGCGACACGGATTGAACGAATTATGATAAAAAATACATAA